One genomic segment of Arachis duranensis cultivar V14167 chromosome 4, aradu.V14167.gnm2.J7QH, whole genome shotgun sequence includes these proteins:
- the LOC107484019 gene encoding DNA-repair protein XRCC1 yields MSNNKRSCGNSKGSKRNLPSWMSSTEENENEEENREKKPSLDAEGEKSREKAGKSSFNKLLEGVVFVLSGFVNPERGTLRSHAIEMGAEYQPDWNSECTLLVCAFPNTPKFRQVEADGGTIVSKDWIVECYSQRKLIEIDSYLMHAGKPWRKGNKSHEDSEDKRPSASKRYPDHERELPSKPTASIKSKGKEIAAAGKCFVPSEVKKWAIDDLKKTVQWLESQEEKPDPTEITKIAAEGILTCLKDVISALEEKQDIQKGTEDWKFLPRVVEELAMFDAQGKDMASMSKEEILKQALECKRIYEVELNSVGHDLRKTENINKEHSSKTRRTNGKSPGANEYDSDETIEMTEQEIDLAYKTLSSKIH; encoded by the exons ATGTCCAATAACAAGAGAAGTTGCGGTAATAGCAAAGGTTCGAAGCGGAACCTGCCATCTTGGATGAGTTCAACGGAGGAGAACGAGAACGAGGAAGAAAATCGAGAAAAGAAACCATCTTTGGATGCTGAAGGCGAGAAATCACGTGAAAAAGCTGGAAAGTCCTCCTTCAACAAGCTTCTG GAAGGGGTGGTGTTTGTGCTTTCAGGGTTTGTGAATCCGGAGAGAGGAACGTTGAGGTCACATGCGATTGAAATGGGGGCAGAATACCAACCTGATTGGAACTCTGAATGCACACTCCTGGTTTGTGCATTCCCAAATACGCCTAAGTTTCGCCAAGTCGAAGCTGATGGTGGAACCATTGTGTCAAAG GATTGGATAGTAGAATGTTACAGCCAGAGGAAGTTGATTGAAATTGACAGTTACCTTATGCATGCTGGGAAACCATGGCGTAAAGGAAATAAATCACATGAAGACAGCGAAG ATAAGAGGCCATCAGCGTCCAAAAGATATCCTGATCATGAAAGAGAATTGCCTTCAAAGCCAACCGCCTCCATAAAATCAAAG GGAAAAGAGATTGCTGCTGCTGGAAAATGCTTTGTTCCTTCGGAAGTGAAGAAGTGGGCcattgatgatttgaaaaaaacaGTTCAGTGGTTGGAAAGTCAAGAAGAAAAG CCAGATCCAACTGAGATAACAAAGATAGCCGCGGAGGGGATTCTGACGTGTTTGAAAGATGTAATATCTGCTCTTGAGGAAAAGCAG GACATCCAGAAAGGAACTGAGGACTGGAAATTCCTACCTCGTGTTGTTGAAGAGCTCGCAATGTTCGATGCCCAGGGAAAAGATATGGCATCAATGTCAAAGGAAGAAATTCTCAAACAGGCACTGGAATGTAAACGAATTTATGAGGTGGAACTAAATAGTGTAGGTCATGATTTGAGAAAAACTGAAAACATAAACAAAGAACATAGTAGCAAGACCAGAAGAACGAATGGAAAATCTCCTGGTGCAAACGAGTATGATAGTGATGAGACAATTGAGATGACAGAACAGGAAATAGATCTTGCATATAAGACTCTGTCCTCTAAGATCCATTGA